The proteins below are encoded in one region of Sulfolobus sp. A20:
- a CDS encoding S-methyl-5-thioribose-1-phosphate isomerase has product MKLSVKEIKEIFKPKLLPIIWKNDTLTILDQSLLPFQQVYVDLKDVDSVARAIKTMQVRGAPAIGITAGYGMVISLLNKKPSNLDEAIKELTNAKAILDSSRPTAVNLVWATSRMLNTAKKLIEDGSVKNVNELIDELKKEANKIFNEEYEAEIQMGLYGLEKISDGDTILTQCNAGGLATGTGLGTALAPVKLANALGLKVSVIAPETRPWLQGSRLTVYELMAENIKVTLITDTAVGLVMYKGMVNSVMVGADRILRDGHVFNKIGTFKEAVIAHELGIPFYVLAPISTFDLKNSVDDIKIEERDPNEVRTVRGIPIAPENVEVYNPVFDATPPKYITAIITEKGIIYPPFIVNIKRVVEK; this is encoded by the coding sequence ATGAAGTTAAGTGTAAAAGAGATAAAAGAAATATTTAAACCTAAATTATTACCCATAATTTGGAAAAACGATACTTTAACAATTCTCGACCAGTCACTTTTACCTTTCCAGCAAGTTTACGTGGACTTAAAGGATGTTGATAGTGTAGCAAGGGCTATTAAAACTATGCAAGTTAGAGGAGCTCCGGCAATAGGTATAACTGCAGGATATGGTATGGTAATATCATTATTGAATAAAAAACCGTCAAATTTAGATGAAGCTATAAAAGAATTGACTAATGCGAAGGCTATACTAGATTCATCAAGACCTACGGCAGTTAACTTAGTTTGGGCTACCTCGAGGATGTTGAATACAGCTAAGAAGTTAATCGAGGATGGTAGTGTTAAGAACGTTAATGAATTAATAGATGAGTTGAAGAAGGAAGCTAATAAAATATTCAATGAGGAATACGAGGCTGAAATACAAATGGGGCTTTATGGTTTAGAAAAGATTAGTGATGGGGACACTATATTAACCCAATGTAACGCTGGAGGTTTAGCAACTGGAACTGGATTAGGAACAGCCTTAGCTCCAGTAAAACTTGCTAATGCATTAGGTCTTAAGGTATCAGTAATAGCTCCCGAGACAAGACCATGGCTGCAAGGAAGCAGACTGACAGTCTATGAATTAATGGCTGAAAACATCAAGGTTACTCTAATTACTGACACTGCTGTAGGACTAGTTATGTATAAGGGTATGGTGAACAGCGTAATGGTAGGGGCTGATAGAATATTAAGAGATGGGCACGTCTTTAATAAGATAGGCACTTTTAAAGAGGCTGTCATAGCACACGAGCTTGGTATTCCATTTTACGTATTAGCGCCAATATCTACCTTTGATTTAAAAAATAGTGTAGACGATATAAAAATTGAAGAGAGGGATCCCAATGAAGTGAGGACTGTTAGGGGTATTCCAATAGCACCTGAGAACGTTGAAGTTTACAATCCAGTGTTTGATGCCACCCCACCAAAATATATTACAGCAATAATAACTGAAAAAGGAATTATTTATCCACCTTTCATCGTGAATATTAAGAGGGTTGTTGAGAAGTAA
- a CDS encoding STK_08120 family protein: protein MELEKEIKVNHEITSLFKILSDPCFIIPKIFPSIKHIECKGDEFKGNGNLSILGEYDFRGRVYVGDSRIKYIYNTTKGNGTLEIEKVNVGIIKLKLEHDNGLSSYFIRFLFSSNLRKMEKELDEEIRIERIRRKI, encoded by the coding sequence ATGGAATTAGAGAAGGAGATTAAAGTAAACCATGAGATTACCTCGCTCTTTAAGATACTTTCAGATCCTTGTTTCATTATACCCAAAATTTTCCCTTCTATCAAACATATAGAGTGTAAAGGGGACGAGTTCAAAGGAAATGGAAACCTTTCTATCTTGGGCGAATATGATTTCAGAGGGAGAGTTTACGTCGGTGATTCGAGGATTAAGTACATTTATAATACGACTAAAGGAAATGGAACTCTAGAGATAGAGAAAGTGAATGTAGGCATAATTAAACTGAAACTTGAACATGATAATGGTTTAAGCTCTTATTTTATAAGATTCTTATTTTCGTCTAACCTAAGGAAGATGGAAAAAGAATTAGATGAAGAGATAAGAATAGAAAGAATCAGAAGAAAAATATAA
- a CDS encoding sulfocyanin has protein sequence MKAQSSFLPVIVGILVAIIAVGASVYAYYEYQLLSKPVSTASTTTTSTSSQLPLKYDSSNKTVFLTIAVLTSGPAFNFNGTSNGQLVIYIPAGWSVYVTYINYQSLPHNLILLENNTATPNNADVAQFGKILYIVGATTSNYQSTGISSGQSVSGLWGPLNAGTYMLVCGILGHAESGMWAVVVVSSNVTTPYVT, from the coding sequence ATGAAAGCACAGTCTTCATTTTTGCCAGTAATCGTAGGTATACTAGTAGCTATAATTGCTGTAGGAGCATCAGTATACGCATATTACGAATACCAACTACTTTCTAAGCCTGTTTCTACCGCGTCTACTACAACAACTAGTACTTCGAGTCAATTACCTTTAAAGTATGATTCTTCGAATAAGACGGTTTTCTTAACCATAGCCGTCCTAACTAGTGGTCCTGCATTTAACTTCAATGGTACTTCTAACGGACAATTAGTGATTTACATCCCAGCTGGTTGGTCAGTTTACGTAACTTACATCAATTATCAATCTTTACCACATAACTTGATCCTACTGGAAAACAACACTGCAACTCCTAACAATGCTGATGTAGCTCAATTCGGCAAAATATTATACATTGTGGGAGCGACAACGAGTAATTATCAATCCACTGGTATATCAAGTGGTCAATCCGTTTCTGGATTATGGGGTCCATTAAATGCCGGAACCTATATGTTAGTTTGTGGCATATTGGGTCATGCAGAAAGTGGAATGTGGGCTGTTGTAGTCGTATCTTCTAACGTGACTACGCCCTATGTAACTTAA
- a CDS encoding cbb3-type cytochrome c oxidase subunit I, with amino-acid sequence MNLKRVIKVALFTTSASDIGQMYIVLGVISLIFGSINAALIRYQLTFQSLSATEYYNAVTLHGIYMIFFMVMPISVGFANYLIPRMIGAHDLYWPRINALSFWILVPAVILGMISPWFGPVNTGWYMYAPLSVETSVNYGLGVNLVETALILSGISSTLTGVNFLMTITKLKKIPYFKMSLFTWSFFATSILLVIAMPPLTAGLVFAFLERLWNTPFFDPNLGGSPVLWQNLFWFFGHPEVYILMLPAMGLIGEVLPRMVGRPIYGYKALALSSMAIAFLSALGVWMHHMFTAIDNTVAQVVSSATTMAIAVPSGVKVFNWTATLYGGEIRYKAPTILVISFIALFLVGGITGVFFPLVPLDYAFNGTYLVVGHFHYMVYAILVALLAGLIYYFPYWSGKWYNDDVMKSATVLIVAGTFLIATGMTIDGVLGMPRRYAEVPASIYIPFQQLADVGTVLMGIGLVTAFVELVYSWIRGKNVIGIDPWNAMAIGLNDFYIKPVKLPLSFGKSLDGAHDEEYHGIKIPYYSLLGIMLSFIPIGFTFILIGIIPVGLVFIAAFMGMGIYWAYDQWFKTIPPSMYLDGGSPSISNAVNGLSTLGITTMRDTRTAVLWFILAEIFLFGSFIGGYMFVASPVTNPIAYANVPPLRVEYFPLPTIMTIILLSSSVPAHLAYEFFKKGNMKMFKSLGILTAAMGFTFLMGQLYEFTHVIHFTPQQSAFTAFFFSTVSLHGFHVIMGLTIWAFVLLRTQKGVIPYSGSVAATYYWHFVDAIWVVVFSTFYLHLFV; translated from the coding sequence ATGAACCTAAAAAGAGTGATTAAAGTAGCATTATTCACTACAAGTGCAAGTGATATTGGACAAATGTATATAGTTTTAGGAGTAATTTCACTAATATTCGGCTCAATTAATGCCGCATTAATAAGGTATCAGCTGACGTTTCAATCACTAAGTGCAACTGAGTATTATAACGCTGTTACACTTCACGGAATTTACATGATATTCTTCATGGTAATGCCAATATCGGTAGGTTTTGCTAACTACTTAATACCTAGGATGATAGGTGCACATGATCTGTATTGGCCTAGAATAAATGCTTTATCCTTCTGGATTTTAGTACCGGCTGTAATCTTAGGTATGATATCTCCATGGTTCGGTCCCGTAAACACCGGATGGTATATGTATGCTCCTTTGTCCGTGGAAACTTCTGTAAACTATGGCCTGGGAGTTAACTTAGTAGAAACAGCACTAATTCTATCAGGTATTTCGTCAACTTTAACTGGAGTTAACTTTCTAATGACTATAACAAAACTTAAGAAAATCCCATATTTTAAAATGTCTTTATTTACGTGGTCATTCTTTGCAACTTCCATATTGTTAGTAATAGCCATGCCTCCCTTAACTGCTGGTCTAGTCTTCGCCTTCTTAGAAAGATTATGGAATACTCCCTTCTTCGATCCTAATTTAGGAGGAAGCCCAGTATTGTGGCAGAACCTATTCTGGTTTTTCGGACATCCCGAAGTTTACATACTAATGTTACCTGCAATGGGGCTAATAGGTGAAGTATTACCTAGAATGGTGGGAAGGCCCATATACGGTTATAAGGCTTTAGCATTATCTTCAATGGCAATTGCGTTCTTAAGCGCCTTAGGAGTTTGGATGCATCACATGTTCACTGCTATAGATAATACGGTTGCACAAGTAGTATCATCAGCTACTACAATGGCTATAGCTGTTCCCTCTGGAGTGAAGGTATTTAACTGGACTGCAACTCTTTACGGCGGGGAAATAAGGTATAAAGCTCCTACCATTTTAGTTATATCGTTTATTGCGTTATTCTTAGTAGGAGGAATTACTGGAGTATTCTTCCCATTAGTACCACTAGATTACGCATTTAATGGAACTTATCTTGTAGTAGGTCATTTCCACTATATGGTATATGCGATATTAGTTGCATTGTTAGCAGGACTAATTTATTACTTCCCATACTGGAGCGGCAAATGGTACAACGATGACGTTATGAAATCTGCAACTGTTTTAATAGTAGCTGGGACATTCTTGATCGCTACTGGAATGACTATTGATGGAGTTTTAGGAATGCCGAGGAGGTACGCTGAAGTCCCTGCTAGCATATATATTCCATTCCAACAACTAGCTGATGTTGGAACGGTATTAATGGGTATAGGGCTAGTAACAGCTTTCGTAGAATTAGTTTATTCTTGGATTAGAGGTAAAAATGTAATTGGAATAGATCCTTGGAATGCTATGGCAATAGGGTTAAATGATTTCTACATTAAGCCAGTAAAACTACCATTAAGTTTTGGGAAATCTTTGGATGGAGCACATGATGAGGAATACCATGGAATCAAGATTCCTTACTATAGTCTTCTAGGCATAATGCTCTCCTTCATACCCATTGGATTTACATTCATTCTAATTGGTATAATACCAGTGGGTTTAGTGTTCATTGCAGCATTCATGGGTATGGGGATATACTGGGCTTATGATCAATGGTTTAAGACAATTCCGCCTTCTATGTATCTGGATGGTGGATCTCCGTCAATAAGTAATGCTGTGAATGGATTGTCAACCTTAGGAATTACTACAATGAGGGACACTAGGACAGCTGTCTTATGGTTTATCTTGGCTGAGATATTCTTATTCGGTTCATTTATAGGAGGTTATATGTTTGTAGCTAGTCCAGTTACCAATCCAATAGCTTATGCAAATGTACCGCCTTTACGCGTAGAATACTTCCCGTTACCTACGATAATGACTATAATATTGTTATCAAGCTCCGTACCAGCTCACTTGGCATATGAATTCTTTAAGAAAGGTAATATGAAGATGTTTAAGAGTTTAGGTATATTAACAGCAGCCATGGGATTCACGTTCCTAATGGGGCAGCTATATGAGTTTACTCATGTTATACACTTCACTCCTCAGCAATCAGCTTTCACAGCTTTCTTCTTCTCGACAGTGAGTCTGCATGGATTTCACGTAATTATGGGATTAACTATATGGGCTTTCGTACTCCTAAGAACACAAAAGGGTGTTATACCGTACTCTGGATCAGTAGCAGCTACATACTACTGGCACTTCGTAGATGCAATATGGGTAGTAGTATTCAGCACTTTCTATCTCCATTTATTCGTATAA
- a CDS encoding alpha/beta hydrolase family protein — protein sequence MKVDILEFESNVLKDNPLNDPYKRKIGLLYSDQFEGRPIVIYLSGYFSSSLTQLNYQPLGEDMRSRLERLKREGKINNVIVVLPDMFTRLGGNQYINSTAVGMYEDFLIKELIPYLKDKFKSDLIGVFGHSSGGYGALVLGMKYPNVIRAIADHAGDAYFEYVYLPTFPRAIEQLRKFGSVKEWIDSYWRRENKHHRDDLNTLNVIGMSAFYSPKGEEIELPFDIETGEIIYDVWKRWLEKDPVRLVDSYKDNLSQLKLIFIDVGKRDEYNIQYGSRILHKKLEKYGIKHYYEEFNDGHNGISYRYDISISLIEKSLLE from the coding sequence GTGAAAGTTGATATACTAGAATTTGAAAGTAATGTGCTTAAGGACAATCCTTTGAATGATCCTTATAAGAGAAAAATAGGTTTATTATACTCTGATCAATTTGAAGGAAGACCTATAGTTATTTATTTAAGTGGATACTTTTCTTCATCTCTAACGCAACTGAATTATCAGCCCTTAGGGGAAGACATGAGAAGTAGATTAGAGAGGTTGAAGAGAGAGGGTAAGATAAATAACGTAATAGTTGTTTTGCCAGACATGTTCACTAGGTTAGGTGGAAATCAATACATTAATTCTACTGCAGTAGGAATGTATGAAGACTTCCTTATCAAAGAGCTAATACCATATTTAAAAGATAAATTTAAGAGTGATCTTATAGGCGTTTTTGGACATTCCTCTGGAGGTTATGGGGCATTAGTTTTAGGTATGAAATATCCTAATGTCATAAGAGCTATAGCAGACCACGCTGGTGATGCCTACTTTGAATACGTTTACTTACCCACTTTTCCAAGGGCAATAGAGCAATTGAGAAAATTCGGAAGCGTAAAGGAATGGATAGATAGTTATTGGAGAAGAGAGAATAAACATCACAGAGATGATCTGAATACGTTAAACGTGATTGGTATGTCAGCCTTTTATTCTCCCAAGGGAGAAGAGATAGAATTACCGTTTGATATAGAAACTGGGGAAATAATATATGATGTATGGAAAAGGTGGTTAGAGAAAGATCCTGTGAGACTGGTTGATAGCTATAAAGATAATTTATCTCAGTTAAAATTGATCTTCATAGATGTTGGGAAAAGGGATGAGTACAACATTCAGTATGGGAGTAGGATTTTACATAAGAAATTAGAAAAATACGGGATAAAGCATTATTATGAGGAATTTAATGATGGACATAACGGCATATCTTATCGCTATGATATATCCATTAGTCTAATAGAGAAATCCCTTTTAGAGTAG
- a CDS encoding DUF998 domain-containing protein: MMSRINLAGYLVSIGVSEFLLLMLISEFFYPNYSVKYNYISDLGVGSTAIIFNSSIIFMGILIIISSLLIRKEYHSVSYIILLTGLGSMLVGIFPEYTGLIHSISALIAFLFGGIGAILTSLKRNYFWTVLGIITLFTLVLYVLKIYGPFGPGGMERLIVYPELIWGISFGTYLIASKNSSY; encoded by the coding sequence ATGATGAGCAGAATTAATCTAGCTGGCTATTTAGTTTCAATAGGTGTAAGTGAATTCCTCTTACTAATGTTAATATCAGAGTTCTTTTATCCAAATTATTCTGTAAAATATAACTACATAAGCGATTTAGGAGTAGGCAGCACAGCAATAATTTTCAATTCATCAATAATTTTCATGGGCATATTAATAATTATTTCTTCTCTGCTAATAAGGAAAGAGTATCATTCAGTATCTTACATAATACTATTAACAGGATTAGGCTCTATGCTAGTTGGAATATTCCCTGAATATACCGGTCTCATTCATTCGATTTCAGCACTCATAGCATTCTTATTTGGAGGAATTGGTGCGATTCTCACTTCGTTGAAGAGAAACTACTTTTGGACGGTATTAGGAATTATCACTCTATTCACCCTTGTCCTTTACGTCTTAAAAATTTATGGACCATTCGGACCAGGTGGTATGGAGAGATTAATCGTTTACCCAGAGCTGATCTGGGGAATAAGTTTTGGAACTTACCTAATAGCCTCTAAAAACTCTTCCTATTAG
- a CDS encoding stage II sporulation protein M — translation MKSNLNVKVEFNLMRELTKIILIIFVFEVAIFFIASAIPINNSSLVSQFNSTESQILNYTYFQKVFTIFTHNLTVAAMELIPAVGLIVLGISIYSTGAVLSAFSSSLNVSGLLAALSLMTLPHSWLELPSYAIAAGSGLYIIIKPREWFRGVLTMTMVPIELFLAALVESGEFYTNPYLLWLYSIPAFVFLYFYYQTMQRISDNLVRNKQGTINTVASQQQSQIPTTPVVDYLTKYTQAWNTGSYYESQGNLLEAMRYYWEGLFYLLTATGMKLGMPSLSKEDYDNIVRAVSYKVGNPQLYEIYNQAFKIRVENKVDDFPTFKNYVSEIIRFLHMITQ, via the coding sequence GTGAAAAGTAATTTAAATGTTAAAGTAGAATTTAACCTCATGAGAGAATTAACAAAAATCATTTTAATAATCTTTGTCTTTGAAGTAGCTATTTTCTTTATAGCTTCAGCGATACCGATTAACAATTCTAGCTTAGTATCACAATTTAACTCTACAGAAAGTCAGATTTTAAATTACACATATTTTCAAAAAGTCTTCACGATATTTACGCATAATTTAACTGTAGCAGCAATGGAATTAATACCTGCAGTGGGGTTAATAGTTTTAGGAATCAGTATTTACTCCACGGGGGCAGTCTTAAGTGCCTTTTCCTCTTCATTAAATGTTTCGGGTCTCCTAGCAGCTTTAAGTTTAATGACTTTACCACACTCATGGTTAGAATTACCCTCATATGCAATTGCAGCTGGTAGTGGATTATACATCATAATAAAACCGAGAGAATGGTTTAGAGGAGTATTAACTATGACTATGGTTCCCATTGAACTATTCTTAGCCGCCCTAGTAGAGTCAGGGGAATTTTACACTAATCCTTACTTGTTATGGTTATACTCAATACCTGCCTTCGTATTCCTTTATTTCTACTATCAGACTATGCAGAGGATATCAGACAATTTAGTAAGGAATAAACAAGGAACTATTAATACAGTTGCCAGCCAACAACAATCTCAAATTCCAACCACTCCCGTAGTTGACTATTTAACTAAATATACTCAAGCTTGGAACACTGGAAGTTACTATGAGTCTCAAGGTAATCTATTAGAGGCAATGAGATACTATTGGGAAGGGTTATTTTATCTCTTAACCGCTACTGGGATGAAACTTGGAATGCCTAGCCTATCTAAAGAGGATTATGATAACATAGTTAGAGCAGTTTCGTATAAAGTAGGTAATCCTCAATTATATGAAATATATAATCAAGCATTCAAAATTAGAGTAGAAAACAAGGTGGATGATTTTCCTACGTTTAAAAATTACGTTTCAGAAATAATTAGATTCCTTCACATGATTACTCAATAA
- a CDS encoding TrkA family potassium uptake protein, giving the protein MNKNEIWNRRIIPIMEIFASPYSVIRKIYLQLLMLSIVVYIIALIFVYYQHLDWISAIYAAVNVITTVGLYAPSIYSMPSQEKLFLTLSIVFSVGLFASMAQSLILTIVNRNTWIDARARWRGKHMRGHVVVLGNSRSVLSAVRKLEELDKDYVVVTNNQEIQKLLKGDKVILGDPKNEDNLISAGINNAESAIIAMDDDSETLLLTLKVQKINPPLTIVTVVKDSSMMDIMRTAGADIVIPFEEVLGRMMASASVSKQFAGMIYPTNSREFAIGVFEVKRVIKLKDLPNGVIPIAILKDGNLDPYFEKDTEVKEGEVLFVLGDPSKFKEVNKLVQ; this is encoded by the coding sequence GTGAATAAAAACGAAATATGGAATAGAAGAATAATACCGATTATGGAAATTTTTGCATCACCTTACTCAGTTATTAGAAAAATATATTTACAGTTATTAATGCTAAGTATTGTAGTATATATTATAGCCTTAATATTTGTTTACTATCAACATTTAGATTGGATTTCTGCAATTTATGCAGCTGTTAACGTTATAACTACTGTTGGACTTTACGCGCCAAGTATTTACTCTATGCCTTCACAAGAAAAGTTATTCTTAACTTTAAGCATAGTTTTCAGTGTAGGACTATTTGCGAGTATGGCACAAAGTTTAATTTTAACAATTGTGAATAGAAATACTTGGATTGATGCTAGGGCTAGATGGAGAGGTAAGCATATGAGAGGTCATGTTGTAGTACTAGGGAATTCGAGAAGCGTATTGTCAGCTGTGAGGAAGCTAGAAGAATTGGATAAGGACTATGTTGTAGTTACAAATAATCAAGAAATTCAAAAATTGTTAAAGGGAGATAAGGTAATCTTGGGAGATCCTAAAAATGAGGATAATTTAATAAGTGCTGGAATTAATAACGCTGAGTCAGCTATAATAGCAATGGATGATGATTCAGAAACCCTTCTGCTAACTTTGAAGGTACAAAAGATAAATCCGCCATTAACAATAGTTACTGTCGTTAAGGACTCATCAATGATGGATATTATGAGAACAGCCGGAGCTGATATTGTCATACCGTTTGAGGAAGTTTTAGGGAGAATGATGGCTTCAGCTTCAGTATCTAAACAGTTTGCTGGTATGATTTATCCTACAAACAGCAGGGAGTTCGCAATAGGAGTTTTTGAAGTTAAAAGAGTTATAAAACTTAAAGATTTACCTAATGGTGTCATACCAATAGCAATACTAAAAGATGGTAACCTAGATCCCTATTTTGAAAAAGACACTGAAGTTAAAGAAGGGGAAGTTCTATTCGTTTTAGGTGACCCATCTAAATTTAAGGAAGTTAACAAGTTAGTTCAGTGA
- a CDS encoding DUF1404 domain-containing protein, which translates to MKNKTNFFVLLLALLLIILTVNPFTESLMYVNPIPYMLAHYSLFGSGLLLSYFVFKKKLIRTEISLSLGIFIAVLWHYPLFFNLGAIFLWIRMIEEVTLFLGGYMVGYSLNDLGKNYKILLLAMWMAGDTILSSMLMINPSVYTHIYSSTELKYLGIIMFLMMNLIAVYILLSYVNKMLSQEGDVVDKNYERNPYPKYEY; encoded by the coding sequence TTGAAAAATAAGACTAATTTTTTTGTTCTTCTCTTAGCTCTTCTCTTAATTATTCTAACTGTTAATCCATTTACAGAATCCCTTATGTACGTTAATCCCATACCTTATATGTTAGCCCATTATTCCCTTTTCGGCTCTGGTCTTCTTCTCTCTTATTTCGTGTTTAAGAAAAAGCTAATACGAACGGAAATTTCATTATCTCTGGGTATTTTTATAGCTGTTCTATGGCATTATCCTCTGTTTTTTAATTTAGGAGCTATATTTTTATGGATAAGAATGATAGAGGAAGTAACTCTATTCTTAGGCGGTTACATGGTTGGATATTCTCTTAACGATTTAGGTAAGAATTATAAAATACTACTTTTAGCCATGTGGATGGCTGGAGATACTATTCTATCTTCAATGTTAATGATAAACCCATCAGTATATACTCATATATATAGTTCAACTGAACTGAAGTACCTTGGTATAATTATGTTTCTAATGATGAATTTAATAGCAGTGTATATATTATTAAGTTATGTGAATAAAATGTTAAGCCAAGAGGGAGATGTTGTTGATAAAAACTATGAGAGAAATCCCTATCCCAAATATGAGTACTAA
- a CDS encoding MFS transporter: MLRNLLTGWYGTFLQLLIRLSWGVIALPVSIILHLNPVQVGFVATSFYIGYIVMSIPWGLIIDKIGPSKAIAISSIFLVLLNLVLFLFFKSYLVLTLIYLLEGLVASSIFPSAMKIVAVSYSNHLTFYVAILESAGPITILLLGLISSLILNSWRYLFLFFSLAFLLLVVISTKINIRVNSTEVKKSFKVLFDKKIALSTLIRLGELWATWGTTTWIFSMLVLYRHIPVILSSSFLLLFGLGQLVGILSVERLVSIIGDKKVIMVNLIGFIALTLLIIITSFPLLVLTEAFFLGIFSFSYRPPTDSLIMKIGGEGRAGTSIGFANAVSQIGTMIAPTFVGFVLYLTHSFAFSMLALDLGCIISLICLFLL, translated from the coding sequence ATGCTGAGGAACCTTCTCACTGGATGGTATGGTACCTTCCTTCAGTTACTAATAAGATTAAGTTGGGGAGTTATAGCTTTGCCTGTATCCATAATTCTACATTTAAATCCGGTACAAGTGGGATTCGTAGCCACGTCTTTTTATATAGGTTACATAGTAATGTCAATTCCATGGGGGTTAATAATAGATAAGATTGGACCTAGTAAAGCAATTGCCATTTCTTCAATATTCTTAGTATTGCTCAATCTAGTACTATTCCTATTCTTTAAATCATATTTAGTTTTAACTTTAATCTATTTGCTTGAGGGATTAGTAGCTTCTTCAATATTTCCCTCAGCTATGAAAATCGTAGCTGTATCTTACTCTAATCATTTAACATTTTATGTAGCGATATTAGAGAGTGCTGGTCCTATAACGATTTTATTATTAGGATTAATATCATCTTTAATCTTAAATTCGTGGAGATATCTTTTCTTATTCTTCTCCTTGGCCTTTCTATTGCTAGTAGTAATAAGTACGAAAATCAACATTAGAGTAAATTCCACTGAAGTAAAGAAATCGTTCAAAGTACTCTTTGATAAGAAAATCGCCTTATCTACTCTAATTAGGTTAGGCGAATTATGGGCAACATGGGGTACTACAACTTGGATATTCTCGATGCTCGTATTATATAGGCACATTCCAGTTATATTATCCTCGTCATTTTTGCTTTTGTTTGGACTTGGTCAGCTAGTTGGTATATTGAGCGTAGAGAGACTGGTTTCAATAATTGGAGATAAGAAAGTCATCATGGTTAATTTGATAGGCTTTATTGCATTGACCTTATTAATTATTATAACCTCTTTTCCACTGCTTGTTTTAACTGAAGCTTTCTTTCTTGGAATTTTCTCGTTCTCGTATAGACCTCCTACTGACTCATTAATTATGAAAATAGGTGGAGAAGGTAGAGCTGGTACCTCCATAGGTTTTGCAAACGCCGTTTCTCAGATTGGCACTATGATAGCCCCAACTTTTGTAGGTTTTGTATTATATTTAACGCATAGTTTTGCGTTTTCCATGTTAGCCTTAGATCTAGGGTGCATAATCTCGCTAATTTGTTTATTCCTGCTTTAG
- a CDS encoding NAD(P)-dependent oxidoreductase — MRILTLGGTGFVGSNFARYALTKGHYVLVYARTMNKYAQDLKEAGAEITFSYDEHLKDVDCLVYFIGAMWNKNPNDFEYLQVKLPYEIGKKFSSVNSGKFVYISSIGVSENIKSKERPIKEETNICEGLEPNTLHGITKCEGEKVISTLPNYTILRFPIIYGPYSRIMMWRTFMWLVSHDIGVKNDNQFSAVSTRNTSKAIELACGYKKNGHFYITDREPASLTSLFLDASRALNRNIRFWFPLNLKLIEPFKNSHQVITMLYDVLSNQLVYSYEKAKRELNYEPDDVRVETFKEMAKYYNLL; from the coding sequence GTGAGAATCCTAACATTAGGTGGAACAGGGTTTGTAGGAAGTAATTTTGCGAGGTATGCATTAACTAAGGGACATTATGTCTTGGTCTACGCTAGAACGATGAATAAGTACGCACAAGATCTGAAAGAAGCAGGAGCTGAGATTACTTTCTCTTATGATGAGCACTTAAAGGATGTTGACTGTTTAGTCTACTTCATCGGGGCTATGTGGAATAAAAATCCTAACGATTTTGAGTATTTGCAAGTTAAGTTACCATATGAGATAGGAAAGAAGTTTTCTTCAGTGAACTCAGGGAAGTTCGTTTACATCAGTAGTATAGGGGTCTCGGAAAACATAAAAAGTAAAGAAAGGCCGATTAAGGAGGAAACTAATATTTGTGAGGGATTAGAGCCGAATACACTTCATGGTATAACTAAGTGCGAAGGCGAAAAGGTTATATCAACACTCCCAAATTACACTATTCTAAGGTTTCCAATAATTTATGGTCCTTACAGTAGAATAATGATGTGGAGAACGTTCATGTGGCTAGTATCCCACGATATAGGTGTAAAGAATGATAATCAATTTAGTGCAGTCTCCACGAGAAATACATCTAAGGCTATAGAACTAGCTTGTGGCTATAAGAAGAACGGACACTTTTACATAACAGATAGAGAACCCGCAAGTCTAACTAGTCTATTTTTAGACGCTTCTAGAGCGTTAAATAGAAATATTAGATTTTGGTTTCCCCTTAACCTTAAGCTAATAGAGCCGTTTAAGAACTCTCATCAAGTCATAACCATGTTATACGACGTGCTTTCAAATCAGTTGGTCTACTCGTATGAGAAAGCCAAAAGGGAGCTAAACTACGAACCTGATGACGTTAGAGTTGAAACATTTAAGGAAATGGCTAAATACTATAATCTACTCTAA